Proteins encoded by one window of Marinoscillum sp. 108:
- the argC gene encoding N-acetyl-gamma-glutamyl-phosphate reductase: MSKYNVAIVGATGYTGSELVRILINHPDVNITAITSESRKGELFSDVHPQFKDIFDLTLVGIDDLEEEGLDLVFLALPHGVSMDFVKDNHHKSFKIVDLSGDFRLSSKAVYEAWYQKDHHFEQGFDQAVFGLPELYRKRIREARLVANPGCFPTSAILALAPLMKEGIIDRNQITVDSKTGVTGAGIKSKPNTHFPMVNDNFSAYGVKSHRHTIEIQEIVGKYANSEATVLFTPHLLPVDRGILSTTYTKPTREISTPELENIFREYYENEPYVRLRSELPNLKQVRGTNYCDIFTTYDDRTNTIITISVIDNLVKGAAGQAVQNMNIMLGLDETSGLHISPLQP; encoded by the coding sequence ATGTCTAAATACAATGTAGCAATCGTAGGCGCTACCGGTTATACGGGTAGTGAATTGGTAAGAATATTAATTAATCACCCGGATGTGAACATCACGGCGATTACTTCTGAGAGTAGAAAGGGGGAGCTGTTTTCCGATGTGCATCCTCAGTTTAAGGATATCTTCGACCTCACACTGGTAGGGATAGATGATCTGGAGGAAGAGGGCCTCGACCTGGTTTTTTTAGCCCTTCCACATGGGGTGTCCATGGATTTTGTTAAGGACAACCATCATAAATCTTTTAAAATCGTGGACCTCAGTGGAGATTTCAGGCTTTCCAGTAAAGCAGTCTATGAGGCATGGTATCAAAAGGATCACCATTTTGAGCAGGGGTTTGACCAGGCGGTATTCGGCTTGCCGGAGCTTTATCGAAAAAGAATCAGGGAAGCCAGGTTGGTGGCAAATCCAGGTTGTTTCCCAACATCCGCCATTCTGGCACTGGCTCCATTGATGAAGGAGGGCATTATCGATAGAAACCAGATCACCGTAGACTCGAAAACAGGCGTGACAGGCGCAGGGATTAAGTCAAAGCCCAATACTCATTTTCCGATGGTGAACGACAACTTTTCGGCCTACGGGGTTAAATCCCACCGGCACACCATAGAGATTCAGGAGATCGTTGGGAAATACGCCAACAGTGAAGCTACCGTGCTTTTCACACCGCATTTATTGCCTGTGGATCGTGGGATCCTCTCTACCACCTACACCAAGCCCACCCGGGAGATCAGTACTCCGGAGCTGGAAAATATTTTTAGGGAATACTATGAAAATGAACCTTATGTGCGACTGAGAAGTGAGCTGCCCAACCTCAAGCAGGTGCGTGGGACCAACTATTGTGATATCTTCACCACCTATGATGACCGGACCAATACCATTATTACGATCAGTGTCATTGACAACCTGGTGAAGGGGGCGGCAGGGCAGGCCGTTCAAAACATGAACATTATGCTCGGACTGGACGAAACCTCCGGTCTTCACATTTCACCACTACAACCTTAA
- a CDS encoding toxin-antitoxin system YwqK family antitoxin, with protein sequence MNRIGSIWLMLVLGVMMACQNETPVILETSLIPSTAEVSAYGDVEGLSKATQRSDQRIVTEGDVLNGLKHGSWITYDKEGAITLLETFNEGKKQGVTLKFDKQGYVETKSYYHSDQLDGEYVVYKRKKVIETRNYNNGVLNGPLTKYYDNGTLMQEAPYVDGKLHGLAKWYDQEGNLSIAYRYEDGELVDKNPELEAE encoded by the coding sequence ATGAATAGAATTGGTTCAATTTGGTTGATGTTGGTTTTGGGAGTAATGATGGCCTGCCAGAACGAAACACCTGTGATTTTGGAAACATCCTTGATTCCATCCACGGCGGAGGTGAGTGCCTATGGCGATGTGGAGGGACTGAGCAAAGCCACTCAGCGCAGTGATCAACGAATCGTAACGGAGGGGGACGTACTCAATGGACTTAAGCATGGCTCGTGGATTACCTATGACAAAGAAGGGGCGATTACTTTACTGGAAACCTTCAATGAGGGTAAAAAACAAGGAGTGACTTTGAAGTTTGACAAGCAGGGATATGTGGAGACTAAGAGCTATTACCATAGCGATCAGCTGGACGGTGAGTATGTGGTCTACAAGCGCAAAAAAGTCATAGAAACCAGAAATTATAACAATGGGGTGTTGAATGGCCCGTTGACGAAATACTATGACAATGGTACGCTGATGCAGGAGGCGCCCTATGTTGATGGAAAACTTCACGGTTTGGCAAAGTGGTATGACCAGGAAGGAAACCTGTCGATAGCCTACCGATATGAGGATGGTGAACTGGTGGATAAAAACCCTGAACTCGAAGCAGAGTGA
- the alr gene encoding alanine racemase, producing the protein MVRHSSRIELSQSSLTNNINFIRKKVGKDVRISSVVKANAYGHGIAQFVKMAERAGVDHFATASAFEAEEILEVKTEAADVMIMGILYDEDIEWAIEHGIEFYVFNYERLPVVLEKAQKLGIQAKVHIEVETGANRTGMNAREFPDTLAFLKKNHAHVAFKGLCTHFGGAESFSNQFKITAQQGRFKEFVKICEKKRVIPEICHIACSAAALAYPDTVYDMVRMGVAQYGFWPSPDIYYMHMQAGEAKGNGSLKRLFTWKTDVMDVRDVDAGEFIGYGTAYQATQDMKVAVLPLGYSNGYPRGQSNRGFVLIKGKKAPIVGLINMNLFMVDISHISNVEVGDEVVLVGRQQNNTINISSFTQLTQLLNNEMLSRLPSAIPRRIVK; encoded by the coding sequence ATGGTAAGGCACTCATCAAGAATAGAACTCAGTCAATCGTCACTGACCAACAATATCAACTTTATTCGTAAGAAGGTAGGGAAAGACGTCAGGATTTCATCAGTAGTGAAAGCCAACGCCTACGGTCATGGCATTGCTCAATTCGTGAAAATGGCCGAGCGAGCGGGAGTTGATCATTTTGCAACAGCATCAGCTTTTGAAGCAGAGGAGATTTTGGAAGTCAAAACCGAAGCAGCTGATGTGATGATCATGGGTATTCTGTACGACGAGGATATTGAGTGGGCCATTGAGCATGGCATTGAGTTCTATGTATTTAACTATGAGCGGCTGCCCGTGGTTTTGGAAAAGGCTCAAAAGCTGGGCATACAGGCCAAAGTACATATCGAAGTAGAAACGGGTGCTAACCGCACGGGGATGAACGCCCGTGAGTTTCCGGATACGCTTGCTTTTCTGAAGAAAAATCATGCGCATGTTGCTTTCAAAGGGCTATGTACTCATTTTGGTGGAGCCGAGAGCTTTTCCAATCAGTTTAAGATTACCGCTCAGCAGGGGCGTTTTAAAGAATTCGTGAAAATCTGCGAGAAGAAAAGAGTAATTCCTGAAATCTGTCACATTGCATGCTCTGCTGCGGCACTGGCCTACCCCGACACGGTCTACGATATGGTGAGGATGGGTGTTGCTCAATACGGTTTTTGGCCAAGCCCGGACATCTATTACATGCATATGCAGGCAGGTGAGGCTAAAGGAAATGGCTCTCTTAAGCGACTTTTTACATGGAAAACAGACGTGATGGACGTGCGTGATGTGGATGCAGGTGAATTTATTGGCTATGGTACGGCCTATCAGGCCACACAGGATATGAAGGTAGCCGTACTTCCACTGGGCTATTCCAACGGGTACCCTCGGGGACAATCTAACCGCGGGTTTGTTTTGATCAAAGGAAAGAAAGCCCCAATCGTCGGGTTGATCAATATGAATCTATTTATGGTAGACATCTCTCATATCTCCAATGTGGAGGTGGGAGACGAAGTAGTTTTGGTAGGTCGCCAACAGAATAACACCATCAACATCAGCTCATTTACTCAACTCACCCAGCTTCTTAATAACGAAATGCTTAGCCGGTTGCCTTCAGCCATTCCAAGAAGGATTGTGAAGTGA
- the argJ gene encoding bifunctional glutamate N-acetyltransferase/amino-acid acetyltransferase ArgJ, protein MIRNITNVRGIKCWGAHTGVKSMRRDLAIMYSEVPAKVSAVFTQNLVIAEPIKLTKKHLQESNYMAQAIIVNSGNANAVTGQQGAEGALAMAQTAADEFKIDVNQVMIASTGIIGQKFPTEEVVDGIKENVKKISENSRAGSFAANAILTTDTFAKEGYVEFDIDGNTINIGGIAKGSGMIHPNMATMLAFAFTDINIDQKLLDKAFKEVVEDSFNMITVDGDTSTNDMASIMANGLADNEMITSASDPHYITFKEKLNELMVHLAKLIISDGEGASKFIEYRLSGAKTREDARKIVRVVSDSSLVKTAMFGRDPNWGRILAAMGRSGVSFDVDKVDLSLGNEKEEVMMMVQGKPQEFDINLVKRILKQSEITIKMKLREGRSSAIGWGTDLTTDYVMFNSMYTT, encoded by the coding sequence ATGATCAGAAATATAACCAATGTAAGAGGCATCAAATGCTGGGGGGCGCATACGGGCGTGAAGTCCATGCGCCGGGATTTGGCTATTATGTACTCAGAGGTGCCAGCCAAAGTGTCGGCAGTTTTTACTCAGAACCTCGTCATTGCAGAGCCTATCAAATTAACCAAAAAGCACCTTCAGGAGTCCAATTATATGGCACAGGCCATTATTGTTAACTCGGGTAACGCCAATGCTGTCACAGGCCAGCAAGGAGCGGAGGGAGCTCTGGCTATGGCACAGACAGCTGCGGATGAATTCAAAATAGATGTCAACCAGGTGATGATTGCCTCTACAGGAATCATCGGGCAGAAATTTCCAACAGAAGAAGTGGTAGATGGAATTAAGGAAAATGTAAAGAAGATTTCTGAAAATTCCCGGGCAGGGAGTTTTGCTGCTAATGCCATTTTGACCACAGACACCTTTGCGAAGGAAGGTTATGTAGAGTTTGATATAGATGGCAATACCATCAACATTGGCGGGATTGCCAAGGGGTCTGGAATGATTCATCCCAACATGGCGACCATGCTGGCCTTTGCTTTCACAGACATCAATATAGATCAGAAGTTGCTGGATAAGGCCTTCAAAGAGGTAGTGGAGGACTCCTTTAACATGATCACTGTGGATGGAGACACCTCTACCAATGATATGGCCAGCATCATGGCCAATGGCCTGGCCGATAATGAGATGATCACCTCAGCGAGCGATCCGCATTACATTACTTTCAAAGAAAAACTGAATGAGCTCATGGTACACCTGGCCAAACTGATCATTTCAGATGGAGAAGGGGCGAGTAAGTTTATAGAGTATCGCCTCTCCGGTGCCAAAACCAGAGAAGATGCCCGGAAGATCGTGCGGGTGGTTTCAGACTCTTCATTGGTGAAGACCGCCATGTTTGGTCGCGATCCCAACTGGGGGCGCATACTGGCCGCTATGGGGCGGTCAGGGGTCTCTTTCGATGTAGATAAGGTGGACCTCTCCCTGGGTAATGAGAAAGAAGAAGTCATGATGATGGTTCAGGGCAAGCCCCAGGAATTTGACATCAATTTGGTGAAACGGATATTGAAGCAATCTGAGATCACCATCAAAATGAAGCTGCGCGAGGGGCGATCTTCAGCCATCGGCTGGGGCACAGACCTTACGACAGATTATGTCATGTTCAATTCTATGTATACCACCTGA
- a CDS encoding ion transporter — translation MLIWDRVKNMDDLRAFIESKAFQYSIIALIIINAITIGLETSATIRESAGLWLTEIDKYILVIFTLEISVKIVAYRQKFFANTWNIFDFLIVAIALIPAAGPLHILRTLRVLRTARLIKNVPKLRLIIESLLKSIPSIGWIGVLLFMIFYIFAVIGTDLYQDQFPEYFGDMGKTFFTLFQVMTLESWSSGIARPMMQEVSYSYLFFIPFILLATYTTLNVFIAIVVNTMNEINRAEMKEEEERVKDFVHQEHEQMLDYLSSIERKITQLEKKIDQKN, via the coding sequence ATGCTCATCTGGGATCGAGTCAAAAACATGGACGACCTCAGGGCCTTCATTGAATCTAAAGCGTTTCAATATTCCATCATAGCCCTTATTATTATCAATGCCATCACCATAGGACTGGAAACCTCTGCCACTATTCGGGAGTCAGCCGGGCTTTGGCTTACAGAAATAGACAAATACATTCTGGTCATCTTCACGCTCGAAATCTCTGTGAAAATCGTGGCCTATCGTCAGAAGTTTTTCGCCAACACCTGGAACATTTTTGACTTCCTCATTGTGGCCATTGCGCTGATCCCAGCTGCAGGCCCCCTGCACATCCTGCGTACCCTCCGCGTGCTACGAACCGCCCGCCTCATCAAAAATGTACCCAAGCTTCGCTTGATCATAGAGTCTTTGCTCAAATCTATTCCAAGCATTGGATGGATCGGGGTGCTGCTATTTATGATTTTCTACATTTTTGCGGTGATTGGTACCGATTTGTATCAGGATCAGTTTCCTGAGTACTTTGGCGATATGGGCAAGACCTTTTTCACCCTGTTTCAGGTGATGACGCTGGAAAGCTGGTCTTCGGGGATTGCCAGGCCTATGATGCAGGAGGTATCCTATTCCTACCTGTTTTTTATTCCTTTTATCCTGCTGGCTACCTATACCACACTCAATGTATTCATAGCGATTGTGGTCAACACCATGAATGAGATCAACCGTGCTGAAATGAAAGAAGAAGAAGAGCGGGTGAAGGATTTCGTACATCAGGAGCACGAGCAAATGCTCGATTACCTGTCTAGTATTGAGAGAAAAATCACCCAGCTCGAGAAAAAAATAGATCAGAAGAATTGA
- a CDS encoding FecR family protein produces the protein MDQIILKYLNNEMNIDDQHRLSKWLDEDPKNRQILTKIELYWKSSDPSAQSAKNRIWLQLLDEIDLSAGYHGQKESKKFHVTWYHMAAAVALLITSSWLVYNFWSGSNLSNSDIIRVVEKVAPVGKKLELQLADGSTVKLNSGSKISYPEVFEGNSRQVVLTGEAFFDVVRNESTPFIITTDNINIEVLGTSFSIQAYEDESFSEVFVRSGKVRVSDPSGRSFVDILPAERATYDKRENILSRSSIENSAAAFGWMDGRLVFEDEELAVVFRRLSRWYGVSVSYDKIALKEKKITINCKDCSIQELMESLSYNYEFDYKINGDLITIF, from the coding sequence ATGGACCAGATCATTCTTAAGTATTTGAATAATGAAATGAACATTGACGATCAGCACAGATTGTCAAAGTGGTTGGATGAGGATCCGAAGAATCGTCAGATTTTAACTAAGATTGAGTTATACTGGAAATCATCAGACCCTTCAGCTCAGAGTGCAAAAAATCGAATTTGGCTTCAACTACTTGATGAAATCGATTTGTCTGCAGGTTATCATGGTCAAAAGGAATCGAAGAAGTTTCATGTTACATGGTATCATATGGCAGCTGCAGTTGCGCTTCTTATTACCTCAAGTTGGCTAGTTTATAATTTCTGGTCAGGCAGCAATCTTAGTAATTCGGATATTATTCGTGTGGTTGAAAAGGTGGCCCCTGTAGGAAAGAAGTTAGAGTTACAATTGGCTGATGGTAGCACCGTCAAATTAAATTCAGGATCGAAGATTAGTTACCCGGAAGTGTTCGAAGGCAACAGTAGGCAGGTGGTTTTGACCGGTGAGGCCTTTTTCGATGTAGTCAGGAATGAATCCACGCCATTTATCATAACCACCGACAATATCAATATTGAGGTATTAGGGACTTCATTCTCTATTCAGGCATACGAAGATGAGTCTTTTTCTGAGGTATTTGTACGGTCCGGGAAAGTCAGGGTGAGTGATCCTTCGGGCAGAAGCTTTGTCGATATCCTCCCAGCTGAGAGAGCGACTTATGACAAGAGAGAAAATATACTTAGTCGGTCAAGTATTGAGAATAGTGCTGCAGCTTTCGGTTGGATGGATGGGAGGTTGGTTTTTGAAGATGAAGAACTCGCCGTGGTGTTTAGAAGGCTTTCAAGGTGGTACGGTGTTTCAGTTTCCTACGACAAAATTGCACTGAAAGAAAAGAAAATAACTATCAATTGTAAAGATTGCTCAATCCAGGAACTGATGGAAAGTCTTTCTTATAACTACGAATTTGACTATAAGATAAATGGGGATTTAATAACGATATTTTAA
- a CDS encoding sialate O-acetylesterase, with product MKSLIHLILVFIPLFSFSQETVRVFYLGGQSNMDGYGYNKDLPDSLSGSFDNVWIFHGNLAGDGEPNGGQGIWEVLKPGHGVGFASDGKSNQLSDRFGPELAFAKRIQGLYPGEKIALIKYSKGGTSIDSLGAGPFGSWEPDFRGKGGINQYDHFLATIRNATQVQDIDGDGVNDLLVPSGILWMQGESDGDKTEAMANRYYANLKRLMDLVRAALRVDDLPVVIGKISDSWNDEDGKVWDYGELVQYAQEKYARTDGNAAIVRNTRYYGYSDPWHYKSENYIDLGKAFADALYQIMGDQ from the coding sequence ATGAAAAGTCTGATTCATCTGATTTTAGTGTTTATTCCCCTGTTCTCCTTCAGCCAGGAAACCGTTCGTGTTTTCTATCTGGGTGGTCAGTCCAATATGGACGGCTACGGATACAACAAAGATTTACCAGATTCACTGAGCGGATCATTCGATAATGTCTGGATATTTCATGGCAATCTCGCCGGAGATGGTGAGCCCAACGGTGGTCAGGGAATCTGGGAAGTCCTTAAACCCGGCCATGGAGTCGGGTTTGCATCAGATGGTAAATCCAATCAGCTCAGCGACCGGTTTGGGCCAGAACTCGCGTTTGCGAAGAGGATACAAGGACTTTACCCTGGTGAAAAGATTGCATTGATCAAATATTCCAAAGGTGGTACCTCCATAGACAGCCTCGGTGCGGGGCCCTTTGGTTCATGGGAGCCAGACTTTCGGGGAAAGGGTGGGATCAATCAATACGATCATTTTTTAGCCACCATACGAAACGCCACACAGGTGCAAGACATAGATGGAGATGGGGTAAATGATCTCCTGGTCCCCAGTGGTATTCTCTGGATGCAGGGGGAAAGCGATGGCGACAAAACGGAAGCCATGGCCAACCGCTACTATGCCAACCTGAAACGTCTGATGGACCTTGTACGTGCTGCTCTACGGGTGGATGACCTTCCGGTAGTGATTGGAAAAATATCTGACTCCTGGAACGATGAAGATGGCAAAGTATGGGACTACGGCGAACTGGTGCAATACGCACAGGAAAAATATGCCCGCACCGACGGCAATGCTGCCATAGTAAGGAATACACGGTACTATGGCTACTCAGATCCATGGCACTACAAGAGTGAAAATTACATTGACCTGGGCAAGGCCTTTGCTGATGCTTTATACCAAATAATGGGAGATCAATAG
- a CDS encoding aspartate aminotransferase family protein, with amino-acid sequence MSYSTKELHELDKTYYLPTFKRYPLAFKKGSGSRLWDMEGKEYIDALAGIAVNNVGHAHPKVADAIGRQAHELIHISNFYLSEPQVMLTKKLAELSGLQRVFLGNSGAEAAEGAIKIARKYASKNGRRGTIIAMKNAFHGRTLATVAATGKEAMMNGFAPIPAGFLHAPFNDLEAIKEMVTEEVGGIMLEPIQGEGGINLVDPSFLKALRAYCDEQNLVLIFDEIQSGMGRTGKMFAFEHFGVTPDVMTLAKALGGGMPIGAVLASEKVGSAIDWGDHGTTFGGNPLACAAALATIETMEEEGMLKQATEKGAWLKAEVERVRSEYPEIKEIRGYGLMIGIELTIESKPVVTTMMEHGVLANATAGNVIRLVPPLNIPMEDLKTVFEVMLKSIKANR; translated from the coding sequence ATGAGTTATTCAACAAAAGAACTACACGAATTAGACAAAACTTACTATTTACCCACTTTTAAACGCTACCCGCTGGCCTTCAAAAAAGGCTCTGGCTCCCGCCTCTGGGATATGGAGGGCAAAGAATACATCGATGCGTTGGCAGGTATCGCTGTGAACAATGTCGGCCATGCGCATCCCAAAGTAGCGGATGCTATTGGCAGGCAGGCACATGAGTTGATTCATATTTCCAATTTTTATCTGAGTGAACCACAGGTGATGCTGACCAAGAAACTGGCAGAATTATCGGGTCTGCAGCGTGTTTTCCTAGGAAACAGCGGAGCGGAAGCTGCTGAAGGAGCCATCAAAATTGCCAGGAAATATGCCAGCAAAAATGGACGTAGGGGCACGATCATAGCCATGAAAAACGCCTTTCATGGGCGTACATTGGCCACTGTGGCGGCTACAGGTAAGGAGGCCATGATGAATGGTTTTGCACCAATCCCTGCGGGGTTTCTCCATGCACCCTTCAATGATCTGGAGGCGATTAAGGAAATGGTAACTGAGGAGGTTGGCGGCATTATGCTGGAGCCCATTCAGGGTGAGGGTGGGATCAATCTGGTAGATCCCTCGTTCCTCAAGGCGCTCAGAGCCTATTGCGATGAGCAAAATCTGGTATTAATTTTTGACGAGATCCAATCGGGAATGGGGCGTACCGGGAAAATGTTTGCATTTGAACATTTTGGAGTAACACCGGATGTAATGACCCTGGCAAAAGCATTGGGCGGAGGAATGCCCATTGGCGCTGTGCTGGCTTCAGAGAAGGTAGGATCGGCTATAGACTGGGGAGATCACGGCACCACGTTTGGTGGCAATCCGTTGGCTTGTGCGGCTGCCCTGGCTACTATAGAGACCATGGAGGAAGAAGGAATGCTGAAGCAGGCCACCGAAAAAGGAGCCTGGCTCAAAGCTGAAGTGGAAAGAGTGAGATCCGAATATCCTGAAATCAAAGAGATCAGAGGCTATGGGCTCATGATCGGTATAGAACTGACCATTGAATCCAAACCTGTGGTAACCACCATGATGGAGCATGGGGTATTGGCCAACGCTACGGCTGGCAATGTGATCAGGCTGGTCCCGCCCCTGAATATTCCCATGGAGGATTTGAAAACAGTTTTTGAGGTAATGCTCAAGTCAATCAAAGCAAACAGATAA
- a CDS encoding RNA polymerase sigma-70 factor, producing MTIRRKIHNINSLDDTHQWFKSCYDQNFTSLYQYAKSITHDVQSAEDIVSEVFMNLWSNRDSLTSIRDINSYLFITVKNSAIRFVTRNPNSFFGSNLEETIKEIDRHDPEQVMLEQELVGAINDAINALPDKCQIVYKLIRQEGKSVKEVATEMGISEGTVKNHMTKAVSRIREEVTDYLEASGGTKSNYGSFSVLLFLGTMGLLG from the coding sequence ATGACCATAAGGCGGAAAATTCATAATATTAATTCACTTGATGACACCCATCAATGGTTCAAAAGCTGCTACGATCAGAACTTTACAAGTCTTTATCAATATGCTAAGAGCATAACTCATGATGTGCAATCTGCCGAAGATATTGTTTCTGAAGTATTTATGAATCTTTGGAGTAATAGAGATAGTCTCACTTCAATTAGGGATATCAATTCTTATCTCTTCATTACGGTAAAGAATTCAGCAATAAGGTTCGTTACACGAAATCCCAATAGTTTTTTTGGCAGTAATTTGGAAGAAACTATCAAAGAGATTGATAGACACGACCCTGAACAGGTAATGCTGGAGCAAGAACTGGTTGGCGCTATAAATGATGCTATAAATGCTTTGCCGGATAAATGCCAGATTGTTTATAAGCTGATCCGGCAGGAGGGAAAATCTGTGAAAGAAGTGGCAACAGAAATGGGTATATCGGAAGGAACGGTAAAAAACCACATGACGAAGGCTGTTTCCCGAATAAGAGAAGAAGTTACAGATTATCTTGAGGCTTCGGGTGGCACTAAGTCTAATTATGGTAGTTTCTCTGTTCTGCTGTTTCTTGGTACTATGGGGCTGCTCGGATAA
- a CDS encoding acetyl-CoA carboxylase biotin carboxylase subunit family protein produces MAKCFALIGWSLPVIESMQKLGKPYVVVSFADFEPYAKENDIPFVSYQLDEWSDTSNSLDLVEKLKPFDADVAVPLYEETVEWAGALNSIYRGDPRVLNRAFLFRNKAMMKRKALIGGLRVGLFEEVHNKEGVKAFMKRLNEANLQLEGEEDSWVHIKPFASAGTVGHRLLRSMKDIDEKCEDGDFPCLAESHLSGREFSCEAFIHKGKIRFLNITEYVKLGYSNFIPEGNYLRSKRDLIHQHVQKLVDIFGIEYGMVHPEWFLTDNDELNFGETACRIPGGHILELASKSWEFDALAAFVVSHDPNATEEELDAIFPAKDFKPKNYHGNVMIYPRKRQFSKLEIPEELNNEPYFVDHTLVPPYSGQKLSDSREGFGNHFGTINFKGEDPDRMTELLQHYEEVDFYI; encoded by the coding sequence ATGGCTAAATGTTTTGCATTGATTGGATGGAGTCTGCCCGTGATAGAGAGTATGCAGAAGCTGGGAAAACCTTATGTAGTGGTTTCCTTTGCTGATTTTGAACCTTATGCAAAGGAAAACGACATCCCGTTTGTGTCTTACCAGCTGGATGAATGGAGTGATACATCCAATTCATTAGACCTGGTGGAAAAGCTCAAACCCTTTGACGCAGATGTGGCGGTACCTCTTTATGAAGAAACAGTGGAGTGGGCAGGTGCACTCAATTCTATTTATCGCGGTGACCCACGGGTACTCAATCGTGCGTTCCTTTTCAGAAATAAGGCCATGATGAAACGTAAGGCGCTTATTGGAGGGTTGCGTGTTGGGCTTTTTGAGGAAGTGCATAATAAAGAGGGAGTCAAAGCCTTTATGAAGCGTCTCAATGAAGCCAACCTGCAGTTGGAAGGCGAAGAAGATAGCTGGGTACACATCAAGCCCTTTGCTTCGGCAGGTACCGTCGGGCACAGGTTACTTCGCTCCATGAAGGACATAGACGAAAAGTGCGAAGACGGTGATTTTCCATGTTTGGCTGAGAGCCACCTTTCTGGTAGGGAGTTTTCTTGCGAGGCCTTTATTCACAAAGGGAAAATACGGTTTCTGAATATTACCGAGTACGTCAAGCTGGGTTATTCCAATTTTATTCCAGAAGGAAACTATCTGCGGAGTAAAAGAGATCTCATACATCAGCATGTACAGAAGTTGGTTGATATTTTTGGGATTGAGTATGGTATGGTGCATCCGGAATGGTTTCTGACCGACAATGATGAGCTCAATTTTGGAGAAACAGCCTGCAGAATCCCGGGCGGTCATATTTTGGAGCTGGCCAGTAAATCATGGGAGTTTGATGCACTAGCGGCATTTGTCGTTTCTCATGATCCCAATGCCACTGAGGAGGAATTGGATGCTATTTTTCCGGCCAAAGATTTTAAGCCCAAAAATTACCACGGAAATGTGATGATCTACCCACGCAAGCGTCAGTTTTCAAAGCTAGAGATACCTGAGGAACTCAATAATGAGCCATACTTTGTGGACCACACGCTGGTACCACCTTACAGTGGTCAGAAGCTCAGCGACAGTCGTGAGGGTTTTGGTAATCATTTTGGTACCATCAATTTCAAAGGGGAAGATCCGGATAGGATGACAGAACTTTTGCAGCACTATGAAGAGGTCGATTTTTATATCTAA
- a CDS encoding DinB family protein, which translates to MKNKYLKAWMEEAVHIPGKIDQHFSGLNEEVLNHKPTPTKWSIGELLDHLIVTNTLYFGRFEKIITQKHSNPLAARFKYLSAFFGQSILKSVHPDNTRKIKTVRKFQPVKKQFTLDKLKEFKDHHSVLMDFALKTDVADHQKTIITSPASGLIFYSLEDAFRIILAHEQRHIQQAVQLLPTSKEMPVSS; encoded by the coding sequence ATGAAAAACAAGTACCTGAAGGCCTGGATGGAAGAGGCCGTGCACATACCTGGAAAAATAGACCAGCACTTTAGTGGGCTTAATGAAGAAGTTCTGAACCACAAACCTACCCCTACTAAATGGAGCATTGGAGAACTACTGGATCACCTCATCGTCACCAATACCCTTTATTTCGGAAGGTTTGAGAAAATCATAACCCAGAAACATTCCAATCCGCTCGCAGCAAGATTCAAATACTTGTCGGCATTTTTCGGCCAGTCCATACTGAAATCTGTACATCCGGATAATACCCGGAAAATCAAAACCGTGCGTAAGTTTCAACCAGTAAAGAAGCAATTCACACTGGATAAATTAAAGGAATTCAAAGATCACCACTCCGTGTTGATGGATTTCGCCCTAAAAACTGACGTGGCTGATCACCAAAAAACCATCATCACTTCTCCTGCCAGTGGGTTGATTTTCTATTCGCTGGAAGATGCATTCAGAATCATACTCGCTCATGAGCAGCGACACATCCAACAAGCCGTTCAGCTCCTGCCCACCTCAAAAGAAATGCCCGTATCTTCCTGA